The stretch of DNA CACCGAGGCCGAAGCGCTGGACTACGTTGCCGGCTATTGCGTCTCCAATGATGTCTCGGAGCGCGCATTCCAGACGGAACGCTCCGGCCAGTGGACGAAGGGCAAATCCTGCGACACCTTTGGGCCAATTGGGCCCTGGCTCGTTACCAAGGACGAGATCGCCGATCCGCAGAATCTCGGCATGTGGCTGAAGGTCAACGGCCAGATGATGCAGAACGGCTCGTCGAGGACGATGGTCTTTGGGGTCGCTTATCTGGTCTCCTATCTCAGCCAGTTCATGTCGCTGCAGCCTGGCGATGTCATTTCCACCGGTACGCCGCCGGGCGTGGGCATGGGTTTGAAGCCGCCGCGTTACCTCAAGGCTGGTGATGTCGTCGAACTTGGAATCGAAGGCCTCGGCACGCAGAAGCAGACCTTTGTCGCGGATCGCTGAAGCTGTCCGATCTTTAATAATTGTGAGCGTATCAGTTGCCGGGAATCACTTTTCCCGGCATTTCTTTTTTGCGATGCGGATGCCTGTGTTGCTATGCAACAAATAAGCCTGTTACTCTCAATTGAAGTGCCCGCAAACGATGGAAAGAAGTAGATGGCCTGCCTGACGGCGCTGTCCTTTCCGGCAAAAGAAAGGTGGCGCAACTCATGTTTTATCAGCTCTATGAATTGAACCATGCAGCGATGGCGCCGTTCCGCGCTGCCGCTGATGCGATGCGGCTTGTTTATGCCAATCCGCTTAATCCTTTTTCGCAGACGCCGTTTGGCCGCACGATCGCTGCAAGTCTAGAGATGTTCGAGCGGACGACGCGCCGCTACGGCAAGCCGGAGTTCGGACTGAAGGAAACGATCGTCGGCGACAGCAAGGTCGCAGTGCGTGAAGAGATCGTCTGGTCGCGCGCTTTCTGCAATCTTCTGCATTTTGCGCGCAACACGCCTTCCGGCCACCGCGATCCCCGAATCTTAATCGTTGCACCAATGTCCGGTCACTATGCAACGCTGCTTCGCGGTACGGTCGAAGCGCTGCTTCCGAGCGCCGATATCTACATCACCGACTGGGTTGATGCCCGCATGGTGCCGATGACGGAGGGCACCTTCGATTTCGATGACTATGTCGATTATGTCATCGAGATGCTGCATTTTCTCGGCCCCGATACGCACGTCATTGCCGTATGTCAGCCCTCCGTGCCTGTGCTGGCCGCCGCCGCCGTCATGGAAGAGGCAAACGACCCGTTGTCACCATCGTCGATGACACTGATGGGCGGACCGATCGATACGCGCATCAATCCGACAGCGGTCAATAAACTCGCAGAAGAGAGACCGCTGACGTGGTTTGCCGAAAACGTCATCATGAATGTGCCATGGCCACAACCAGGCTTCATGCGCCCGGTCTATCCGGGTTTCCTGCAGCTCTCGGGTTTCATGTCGATGAACCTCGACCGGCACGTGGTCGCCCACAAGGAGTTCTTCATGCATCTCGTGAAGAACGACGGTGAGCCTGAAAAGCACCGCGATTTCTACGACGAGTATCTTGCCGTGATGGACCTGACCGCGGAATTCTACCTGCAGACGGTCGATCAGGTGTTCATGAAGCACTCCCTGCCGAAGGGCGAGTTGATTCATCGTGGCAAGCGCGTCGATCCGGCCGCAATCCGCAATGTCGCGCTCCTGACAGTGGAGGGCGAGAACGACGACATCTCCGGTGTGGGCCAGACGAAGGCGGCGCAGACGATCTGCGTCAACATCCCCGACGACATGCGCATGCACTACCTTCAGCCCGACGTCGGCCACTACGGCGTCTTCAACGGATCGCGCTTCCGCCGCGAGATCGCGCCGCGTATCGTCAACTTCGTCCGCGAGCACTCTCGTTCTGGAAAACTCAGCGTAAAGCGCGTCATCAGGGGCGGCAAATCCGCCTGAGTTAGAGGATGCTGATTTAATCCTGCCTGTTCAAGGCCTTGTCCGATTTCGCGGGCAATCGTCTTGAAGGGTTGGCTGGCGGTAACCACATCGATTTTCAGCGTTCGGTATTCTGCCGGGCGCAGAAAGCGAGGATACCGCACGATGAACCAGTCAGCATTGCTTCGCCCGGATTGGACTCCGGCTACCGTTGCGTTGATGGTGCTCGGCTTCGTGGTCTTCTGGCCTCTGGGCCTGGCCATGCTTGCCTATATCATCTTCGGCGAGCGCCTTCGCGGTTTCAAGCGCGACGCGAATAACGCGACTGACGGCTTTTTTGCCGGCTGCCGCCGTTCGCATGGCCGCTACCGCCCGCATTTTTCGACCGGCAACGTCGCCTTTGACGATTGGCGGAAGGCCGAGCTTGACCGCCTCGAGGAAGAGCGCCGTAAGCTCGATGAAATGCGCGAGGAATTCGACACCTATATGCGCGAGCTTCGTCGCGCCAAGGATCAGGAAGAATTCGACCGTTTCATGCGCGACCGAAAGAATGCAAAGCGCGATGACAATGGCCCGGTTGCCGAATTTCAGACGCCTTAACGTGTCACTAGATGATCAGCAGACCGGCATCAGCGATGCCGGTTTTTCTTTGCCCGGATTTGTTGCGAATCGTATAGAAAAAGCGCTTATGTTTCCGCTCCTTTCCAATCCGCGACGAACTGCTGCACGAAAACCTGCTCCGCCCGAAACGCGGACGCTGGACGTCGCAGGCAGGCTGATGCCCCTCACTATCAAGCAGCATGATCGCGCAACGCGTATTACGCTTCGTATCGAGCCCGGCGGCAGGGCGCTTAAAATGACGGTTCCGAAGGGCCTTGCGCAGCGCGAGGTCAACGCCTTCCTCGACCGTCATCAGGGATGGCTGTTGACGAAACTGGCAAAGTTCTCCGTCGACAATACCCTTCACGATGGCGGCGAGATCCTGGTGCGCGGCATCAAGCACCGGATCGAACATACCGGCAGTCTGCGCGGCCTCACCGAGGCAGTCATGGTCGGCGACCGGCATGTGCTGAAGGTCAGTGGCCTACCGGAACATCTCGGCCGCCGGATCGCAACCTTTCTGAAGAAGGAGGCGCGCTCTGACCTCGTGCGGCTCGCGCACTTCCACGCGCGTTCGATCAAGGCACCGATCAAGTCGATTTCCATGAAAGACACGCGCAGCCGTTGGGGCTCATGCTCGTCGGAGGGAAATTTGAGCTTTTCCTGGCGCGTCGTCATGGCGCCGGCCTCGGTGATCGATTATCTAGCGGCCCACGAAGTGGCGCATCTCAGAGAAATGAATCACGGCCCGCATTTCTGGGCGCTTTGCCAAAAGCTCTGCCCGCATATGGAAGATGCGAAATCCTGGCTGAAACGCTACGGAAGCCAGCTTCACGCAATCGACTTTGATTGAGCGTTTAGCCGCGGTAAATTAAGCCTTAGTCGCAAATTGGCTCGACTCTTTTGCCTTTTCGTGTCACTTCGCTGCCATGAAACCCGATATCAAAATCTGCGGCCTGAAGAGCGCTGAAGCGATCGAGCGCGCGGTCAATCGCGGCGCGAACCATATCGGTTTTATCTTCTTCGAGAAAAGTCCTCGTTATATCGAGCCGGACGTTGCCGGAAAGCTTGCGGACGCTGTCCGCGGCAATGCCAAGATCGTCGCCGTCACGGTCGATCCGACTAATGACGAACTCGATGAAATCGTTTCGCTTTTGAAGCCGGACATGCTCCAGCTTCACGGCAACGAGAGCCCGGAACGCGTCTTGACGATAAAGGCTGTCTACGGTCTCGCGATCATGAAGGTCTTCTCTGTTCGCAGCGCCGATGATCTGAAGCGGGTTGAGGCTTATATTGGGATAGCCGACCGGTTTCTCTTCGACGCCAAGCCGCCGAAGGGGTCGGAATTGCCGGGCGGCAACGGGGTTTCCTTCGATTGGAGCCTGCTCGGCCAGCTTGACGATAGCGTGGATTACATGCTTTCCGGTGGGCTGAACAAGGACAACATCGCCGAAGCGCTGACGATCACCAAGGCGCCGGGCATCGACGTATCCTCCGGCGTCGAAAGTGCACCCGGCGTGAAGAGCGTCGCCATGATCGATGATTTTTTCGATGCGGTCGAGAAGGCTTGCGAGCCTGAAACGGTCTCAGGGAGTTGAGAGTGAACCAGACGCTAAAACCGAATTCCTTCCGTTCCGGTCCCGATGAGGATGGCCGTTTCGGCATCTATGGCGGCCGTTTCGTCGCCGAAACGCTGATGCCGCTGATCCTCGATCTGCAGGAGGAATGGAACAAGGCGAAGGACGATCTCGAATTCCAGGCGCAATTGAAACATCTTGGCAGCCACTACATCGGCCGCCCGAGTCCGCTTTATTTCGCTGAGCGCCTGACTGCCGAGCTTGGCGGCGCGAAGATCTATTTCAAGCGCGAAGAGCTGAACCACACGGGTTCGCACAAGATCAACAACTGCATCGGCCAGATCCTGCTTGCCAAGCGCATGGGCAAAACGCGCATCATCGCTGAAACCGGTGCGGGCCAGCATGGGGTTGCCTCTGCAACGGTCGCCGCCCGCTTTGGCCTTCCCTGCGTCGTCTATATGGGCGCGACGGATGTCGAGCGCCAGGCGCCGAACGTTTTCCGCATGAAGCTGCTTGGCGCCGAGGTGAAGCCGGTGACGGCAGGTCACGGCACGCTGAAGGATGCGATGAACGAAGCCCTGCGCGACTGGGTCACCAATGTCGATGACACCTATTATCTGATCGGCACCGCAGCCGGCCCGCATCCCTATCCGGAAATGGTTCGCGATTTCCAGGCGGTCATCGGCACGGAAGCCAAGGCGCAGATGCTGGAAGCCGAAGGACGACTGCCGGATCTTGTCATCGCTGCGGTTGGCGGCGGTTCGAATGCAATCGGCATCTTCCATCCGTTCCTGGATGACGAAGGCGTAAAGATCGTCGGCGTCGAAGCCGGCGGCAAGGGTCTGCAAGGCGATGAGCATTGCGCTTCGATCACGGCCGGCTCGCCGGGCGTCCTTCACGGCAATCGCACGTATCTGCTCCAGGACGGCGATGGTCAGATCAAGGAGGGCCACTCGATTTCGGCCGGCCTCGATTATCCCGGCATCGGCCCCGAGCATTCCTATCTGAACGATATTGGCCGCGTCGAATACGTGCCGATCATGGATCACGAGGCGCTCGATGCCTTCCAGACGCTGACCCGCCTCGAAGGCATTATTCCGGCGCTTGAGCCGTCGCATGCGCTGGCCGAAGTCATCAAGCGCGCGCCGAAAATGGGCAAGGACGAGATCATCCTGATGAACCTCTCCGGCCGCGGCGACAAGGACATCTTCACCGTCGGCAAGATTCTGGGAATGGGTGTGTAAGTCATGACCGCACGTATGGATAAACGCTTTGCCGATCTGAAGGCTGAAGGCCGCCCGGCGCTCGTGACCTATTTCATGGGCGGCGACCCGGACTACGAGACCTCGCTCGGCATCATGAAGGCGTTACCGGAAGCCGGTTCTGACGTCATCGAACTCGGCATGCCGTTCTCCGATCCGATGGCCGATGGCCCGGCAATCCAGATGGCTGGCCAGCGCGCGCTAAAGGGCGGACAGACGCTTAAGAAGACGCTGCAGCTGGCAGCCGATTTCCGTAAGAGTGACAACGCGACGCCGATCGTGATGATGGGCTATTACAATCCCATCTACATCTACGGCGTCGAGACGTTCCTGGACGATGCGCTCGCATCAGGCATCGATGGCTTGATCGTCGTCGATCTTCCGCCGGAAATGGATGACGAGCTTTGCATTCCAGCGATCAGGAAGGGCATCAATTTCATCCGTCTGGCAACGCCGACGACCGATGACAAGCGCCTTCCGACGGTACTGAAGAACACGTCTGGCTTTGTCTACTACGTTTCGATGAACGGCATCACCGGTTCGGCTCTGCCTGATCCATCGCTGGTCGCCGGGGCCGTGAAGCGCATCAAGCAGCATACCAATCTGCCCGTTTGCGTCGGTTTCGGCGTCAAGACTGCCGATCACGCCAAGGTCATCGGCAGCTCCGCCGATGGCGTCGTGGTTGGTACGGCCATCGTCAATCAGGTGGCGACAAGCCTGAGCAGCGAAGGAAAGGCCACAGCAGATACAGTCCAGGCCGTGGCCACCCTCGTTCGCGGTCTTTCATCCGGAACGCGTTCGGCGCGCCTTGTTGCTGCCGAATAGCGTCCCCACATTGGCTGTAGTCAATCAGGAGTTTTCGACTTGAACTGGATCACCAACTACGTTCGCCCGCGCATCAATTCCATGCTGGGCCGTCGCGAAGTGCCGGAGAACCTCTGGATCAAGTGCCCGGAAACGGGCGAGATGGTCTTCCACAAGGATTTGGAAGACAACAAGTGGGTTATTCCGGCTTCGGGCTATCACATGAAGATGCCGGCAAAGGCACGCCTTGCCGACCTTTTCGACAACGGTGAATACGAGTCGCTGCCGCAGCCGAAGGTCGCGCAGGATCCGCTGAAATTCCGTGATTCCAAGAAATACACGGATCGCCTGAAGGACAGCCGCCTCAAGACAGAACAGGAAGACACGATCCTCGCTGGCGTTGGCAAGGTTCGCGGCCTGAAGCTCGTCGCCGTCGTGCACGAGTTCAACTTCATGGGAGGCTCGCTCGGCATTGCTGCCGGTGAGGCGATCGTCAGAGCCTTCGAGCGTGCGATTTCCGAAAAGTGCCCGCTCGTCATGTTCCCGGCTTCCGGCGGCGCGCGCATGCAGGAAGGCATCCTTTCGCTGATGCAACTGCCGCGCACCACCGTTGCCGTTGATATGCTGAAGGAAGCTGGCCAGCCCTATATCGTCGTTCTCACTAACCCGACCACGGGCGGCGTAACGGCCTCCTACGCTATGCTGGGCGATCTTCATCTGGCAGAGCCGGGCGCTGAAATCTGCTTCGCCGGCAAGCGCGTCATCGAACAGACGATCCGCGAGAAGCTGCCGGAAGGTTTCCAGACCTCGGAATACCTGCTCGAGCACGGCATGGTCGACATGGTCGTCAAACGGCACGATATTCCGGAAACGCTTGCGCGTGTCCTGAGCATCCTGACCCGGAAGCCCGCCAACTCGGTTACGGTGAATGGCGGCACGATCGCAATCGCAGCGAGCGCGTGATTGACATAAACCTGCTTGGGCGGGGTGCTGAATGATACCCAGAGGCCAGACCGCAGTGAGTGAAGCAGCGCAGGAGATCGACAAACTCATGGGATTGCATCCCAAGGGTTTCGATCTTTCGCTCGATCGCATCACCCGCCTTCTCGAAGTTCTCGGCAATCCGCAGAACCGGCTGCCGCGGGTCATTCATGTTGCCGGAACAAATGGCAAGGGTTCGGTTACAGCCTTTTGCCGCGCATTGCTGGAAGCCGGTGGCTACGGCGTCCATGTCCATACCTCGCCACATCTGGTCAACTGGCATGAGCGCTATCGGATCGGTCTTAAGGGCGGCCGGGGTCAGTTTGTCGACGATGCGGTTTTTGCAGAAGCGCTTCGACGCGTTGCTGAAGCGAATGCCGGCCAGAAAATCACGGTCTTTGAAATCCTGACGGCGGTGACTTTCCTTCTCTTTTCCGAGCACCCGGCCGATGCGGCAATCATTGAGGTCGGTCTCGGCGGACGGTTTGATGCGACAAACGTCATCTCCGATCCGGCCGTTTCGGTCATCATGCCGATCTCGCTCGATCATCAGCCCTATCTCGGCGACCGCGTCGAACTGATCGCGGCTGAAAAAGCCGGCATCATGAAGCCCGGCTATGCCGTGGTGATCGGCCATCAGGAATATGACGCAGTCCTGGATGTCCTGATGTCGACTGCCGAGCGCTTGCATTGCCCGACCGCTGTCTTCGGCCAGGATTACATGGCGCATGAGGAGTATGGCCGCCTCGTCTATCAGGACGAATTCGGTCTCGCCGATCTGCCGTTGCCGCGCCTTCCCGGCCGCCATCAATATGCCAACGCTGCGGCAGCGATCCGCGCCGTCAAGGCAGCAGGTTTCGTTGTCACCGAAGCGATGATGGAAAAGGCTATGAATTCCGTCGAATGGCCCGGTCGCCTTCAGCGGCTGACCGAGGGCCGCCTTATCGCACACGCCCCGGCCGGTGCCGAAATCTGGGTCGATGGGGGCCATAATCCCGGTGCTGGCGAAGTTATCGCCGAGGCCATGGCGAATTTCGAGGAAAAGCATCCGCGGCCACTCTACCTCATAACCGGCATGATCAATACCAAGGACCCGGTCGGCTATTTCAGGGCCTTTGTCGGGCTTGCGGAAAAGGTCTTCTGCGTACCGATCCGTGGCAGCGAGGCGATGATCGATCCGGTGATCCTGTCAAATTCTGCCTATGATGCAGGCCTAGTCGCAGAGCCGAGGGCCACAGTCGGTGAAGCGTTGGAGGCGATCCAGGAGATCCTTGATCCGCAAGCTCCGGCGCCCAGGATCCTGATCGGCGGGTCACTCTATCTCGTCGGCGATGTTCTTGCTGACAACGAAACACCCCCGAAATGAAAGAAGCCCGGTCGAAGCCCAGCCTCTAACCGAAATGTGGAAGCATTCTGCAGACTCAATTGTCGCAGAATGCCTATTTTTGGGACGTCGTAAACTAAGTCGCAAAACTGTCGCTTCGATCGGGGATTTTCGCGGCACCGCTTTCGGATCGCTATTCCGGCAGCGTTCTTGGCAGCCAGAGCCACGCAATGATTCCGACGACAAGCATGAGCAACCCTCCGACTCCGACTGCGACATGCAACCCGATAAGGAAGGCTTCTTTGGCCTGTGCGACGGTCTCAGGGGGAAGGCCCGGCCGATCCAGGGTCTCGTTGAGCGTGCCCGCTACGCCGGGACCAAGCAGGCGGAAGCTCAGGGCGGCCAGCGATCCGAGCAGAGTGATGCCGAGCGCATTTCCCAGCTCGTTGCTGGTTTCCGCGATGGATCCGGCCGCGCCGGCTCGTTCGGGCGAAACCGCCGAGACAGCGACCTCGGCCACGAGGCTGAACGACAGTCCGTAGCCGATGCCGGCGATGAGCGTTGATGCGATGAAGGCCGCGCCACCAACGTCGGTGCTCGTAAGCAGCAGCAAAAAGACGCCCGCACCTATCAGTAGATGCGTCGCCACAAGAGCAGTCTTGCGGCCGATCCACTCCACGATGCGCGCGGTGCCCATGCACGTCGCGGTCAGCACGATGGCCCCCGGCAGGGTCAGCAGCGCCGTGGTAAAAACATCGAAGCCAAGCACCGATTGCAGATAGATCCCGGACAGGTAGCCGGCGACAGACCAGACGACGAGGGATAAAAGCCCGGTCAGGATTGCGATGGAGAAAATGCGATCTCGAAATAGGCTGAGATCGAGCAGCGGATAGTCGATGCGGGTCTGTCGGCGCAGGAACAGCGCGAGGGCAAGAATGCCGATGATCCCGCCGCCGGACTGCGCCGCCGTAAAGCCCTCCGCTGCGGCGATCTTGAGAGACCAGGTGAACAGCAGGATGCCGACGAACGACAGCAGGAGACTCGGCAGGTCGATCCGACCATAGGTCGTCGAGCGGACCTCGCGAAGCAGGATCGGCGCTACGATCAGGAAGGCGAGCACGACGGGGACATTGATGAGGAACACGACGCCCCACTCGAACTGCCTGAGCAACATGCCGCCGATCAGGGGGCCAATGGCGAAGCCGGCTGCGAATGTCGCGGCGAAGATGCCGATGGCCCGCGCGCGCAGCCGCGGATCGGGAAACAGGGCGCTGACGATTGCCAGCCCGGACGGCAGCAATGTCGCACCGCCCAGCCCCATGAGCGCCCGTGCGGCTATCAGCATCAATGGAGATTGCGAATAGGCCGCGCCGAGCGATCCCGCACCGAATACCACCGCGCCCACCATAATCAGCTTGAGCCGCCCATAGCGGTCACCGATATTGCCGAAGACGATGAGCAACGAGCCGACCACGAAGCCGTAGATGTCGAGAATCCAGAGCGCCTGGTCGGCTGTCGGCGTCAGGGCGGACGTGACGTGCGGCATGGTGAGGTAGAGAATCGAGCCGTCCATTGCGACGAGCAGGACCAGCGGCAGCACGGCCATGAGGCCGAGCCATGCCTTTCGGTTCACCGAGCTTGGAAGTGCCATATCGGTCATCGGGCAAGTCCTTTTGCGAACGGCGCGCGCAGGCGTCCCGCTTCGGCCGCTGACGGAAGACCAGCGGATGGTTGCGTTGGAAGGGTTGTATCTATATACTTTAAGTAAGTTACATTTGGTATATAGAGATGTCAAGCACACCCGATGACACGCAGATTGCCCCGAAGCGAGTCCGTTTGAGCCGTGAACAGCGGCTACGCCAGCTTCTCGACGTGGCGTGGCGGCTCGCGCGCGAAGAAGGCGCCGATGCGCTGACGCTGCCGCGCATGGCGGACGAGGCCGGTGTTACAAAGCCGGTAATCTACAACCATTTCGGTACCCGCAACGGCCTGTTGACGGCTCTCTATCAGGACTTCGACGCGCGCCAAACGGAGGTGATCGACGCCGCGCTTGAAGCCTGCGCCCCGATCTTGGAAAGAACCGCAAGGGTGATCGCTTCGTCCTACGTCGAATGCGTGCTGGCCCAGGGCCGTGAGATTCCAGGCGTGTTGGCCGGGCTTGCCGGCTCCCCCGAACTGGAGGCCGTCAGACGCGACTATCAACTGGCGTTCATCGAGAAATGCCGAAAGGCGTTGGCTTCGTTCACGGGCCCAAAGGGCATCATGCAGTCCAGCTTCTGGGCGGTGCTCGGGGCGGCCGATTCGTTATCTCATGCCGCTGCGACGGGAGAGATCACCATCGAACAGGCTCAAGGCGAACTCTATGAGATCATCGTTGCAATGGTGAGCAGGAGCTTTCACACTTAACGGGCGGCAGGCAATCGCAGGACTCCGGCAGTTTCGCGACGAAGCTATTCGGCTCATGCAATTGCCCGACCGCTGTCTTCGGCCAGGATTACATGGCATGAGAAATATGGCCGCGTCGTCCATCAGGGCGAATTCGGTCTCGCCGATCTGCCGTTGCCGCGCCTTCCCGGCCGCCATCAATATGCCAACGCCGCCGCAGCGATCCGCGCCGTCAAGGCAGCAGGTTTCGTCGTCACCGAAGCGATGATGGAAAAGGCTATGAATTCCGTCGAATGGCCCGGCCGCCTTATCGCACACGCCCCGGCCGGTGCCGAAATCTGGGTCGATGGGGGCCAGTGGTGAAGCGTTGGACACGATCGAGGAGATCCTTGATCCGCAGGCTCTGGCGCCCAGAATCCTGATCGGCGGGTCGCTCTATCTCGTCGGCGATTTCTTGCTGGCAACGAAATACCCCCCGAAATGAAAAAAGCCCGGTCAGAGCCGGGCTTTTCATATCATTGTGCAATGAAATTAAGCGGCGTTCGAAATCCAGCTCGAAAGAGCAGTCTTCGGAGCAGCGCCAACCTTGATATCGGCAACTTCACCAGCCTTGAAAATGGCAAGCGTGGGAATCGAGCGGACGCCAAACTGGGCTGCCAGTTCCGGGTTTTCATCGATATTAAGCTTCGCGACCTTAACCTTGCCTGCGAGTTCGGTTGCAATTTCCTCAAGGCTCGGAGCGATCATCTTGCACGGACCGCACCACTCGGCCCAAAAATCAACGACGACGGGTTCTGCAGATTCCAGAACTTCCGACTGGAAGTTGTTGATATCGACTTTCACGGTAGCCATAGGCTGCTCCTTTAGCGGAATTTACTGTTGATCCACATGTGATGGTGCGGTGCCGAACTTTCAATGTCCGGTATTTCACTTTGTTTTGAGTCCTGCAAGCGCCATTTCGAGCTCGCGCTCGGTCAAGGTATAAACAGTGGCGTTCTCGGTATAGACCAGCACGCAATCGATGTGCTTGCCGGGATAGAGCGGCGTCAGGATTTCGCGGTAGATCGCAAGCTGCGCCTGATGCGCAAAGGGAATGTCCTTTTGGGTCGCGGGCGGCACGCGATTGGTTTTATAGTCGAGAACGACGACGCGATCGTCGAATACGGCCAAGCGATCGACACGGCCGGAAATGGCATAGTGGCCCCCCTTCAAGGTGAGCGTCCCCATGATCGAGACTTCCGGCTGCGTGTGCACTGCAAAAATCGCCTGAAGGCTGTCCTCCGCCAATAGTTTCAGCACCGAATCGATCAGTCGCTGCCGTTCGGTTTCCGGCCAGAAACGTGCAGCACGGCTTGCGTAACGGGCCGCCGCGTCCGCTCTCTCGGCTGGAGTGATGTCCGGTAAAGTCTGCAGCATGCGATGGATCAGACGCCCCTTTTCCAACGACCGGTCGGAGCGTGTTTTTTCCGCAAAGAGCGGCGAATTGATCAAGAGGTCATCCGCCTCCTCATCGATGATGGTTCCGGCGCCGGATGGGCTGAGAGGTCTCGGCAACTGCCTTTGCGGCGGGAGCGGCCCGAGAATGCTGGAGGGCAAGGCCTCGCGCTCGTTCCGATCTTCCAGCTTCTCGGAGCGCTCGAACGTGCGGCCCACTTGCGGCACGCGCCATTTCACGCCCTGCCATTCACCGTCCGGTCCTTCGAAGGTTGCCGGTGTAACATGCGGGTGACTGTCTGCCATCGCCGATGAAATCATCATGTGCCACGTATCGCTGTTTGCCCTGACACCGCGATAACCGCAAACAATCAACCGGTCGGCGGCGCGTGTCATCGCTACGTAGAGCAGCCGCCGGTATTCCTCTTCGGCCAATTTCTGAAGTCGTGCCGCATCGGCTTGCGTCATCGAATTGGCAAGGTCGCTGACCGGAACCCAGACAGGTATTGGAGGGGTTTCTGCATTTGTTTCGAGCAGGCGCAGTTTCGGCATGTGGGTATGCGTGAAAGCTTTGGAGCCGCCGTCGACAAGAAAAACGATCGGTGCTTCCA from Rhizobium sp. 007 encodes:
- a CDS encoding folylpolyglutamate synthase/dihydrofolate synthase family protein produces the protein MIPRGQTAVSEAAQEIDKLMGLHPKGFDLSLDRITRLLEVLGNPQNRLPRVIHVAGTNGKGSVTAFCRALLEAGGYGVHVHTSPHLVNWHERYRIGLKGGRGQFVDDAVFAEALRRVAEANAGQKITVFEILTAVTFLLFSEHPADAAIIEVGLGGRFDATNVISDPAVSVIMPISLDHQPYLGDRVELIAAEKAGIMKPGYAVVIGHQEYDAVLDVLMSTAERLHCPTAVFGQDYMAHEEYGRLVYQDEFGLADLPLPRLPGRHQYANAAAAIRAVKAAGFVVTEAMMEKAMNSVEWPGRLQRLTEGRLIAHAPAGAEIWVDGGHNPGAGEVIAEAMANFEEKHPRPLYLITGMINTKDPVGYFRAFVGLAEKVFCVPIRGSEAMIDPVILSNSAYDAGLVAEPRATVGEALEAIQEILDPQAPAPRILIGGSLYLVGDVLADNETPPK
- a CDS encoding MFS transporter, translating into MTDMALPSSVNRKAWLGLMAVLPLVLLVAMDGSILYLTMPHVTSALTPTADQALWILDIYGFVVGSLLIVFGNIGDRYGRLKLIMVGAVVFGAGSLGAAYSQSPLMLIAARALMGLGGATLLPSGLAIVSALFPDPRLRARAIGIFAATFAAGFAIGPLIGGMLLRQFEWGVVFLINVPVVLAFLIVAPILLREVRSTTYGRIDLPSLLLSFVGILLFTWSLKIAAAEGFTAAQSGGGIIGILALALFLRRQTRIDYPLLDLSLFRDRIFSIAILTGLLSLVVWSVAGYLSGIYLQSVLGFDVFTTALLTLPGAIVLTATCMGTARIVEWIGRKTALVATHLLIGAGVFLLLLTSTDVGGAAFIASTLIAGIGYGLSFSLVAEVAVSAVSPERAGAAGSIAETSNELGNALGITLLGSLAALSFRLLGPGVAGTLNETLDRPGLPPETVAQAKEAFLIGLHVAVGVGGLLMLVVGIIAWLWLPRTLPE
- a CDS encoding TetR/AcrR family transcriptional regulator, encoding MSSTPDDTQIAPKRVRLSREQRLRQLLDVAWRLAREEGADALTLPRMADEAGVTKPVIYNHFGTRNGLLTALYQDFDARQTEVIDAALEACAPILERTARVIASSYVECVLAQGREIPGVLAGLAGSPELEAVRRDYQLAFIEKCRKALASFTGPKGIMQSSFWAVLGAADSLSHAAATGEITIEQAQGELYEIIVAMVSRSFHT
- the trxA gene encoding thioredoxin, with product MATVKVDINNFQSEVLESAEPVVVDFWAEWCGPCKMIAPSLEEIATELAGKVKVAKLNIDENPELAAQFGVRSIPTLAIFKAGEVADIKVGAAPKTALSSWISNAA